Sequence from the Ereboglobus luteus genome:
TCATACATGGTCATCACGATGCCGCCGAGGTCGAGTGCGTCGTTGATGCCGGCTTCCTTGATGCGGTTGACGTTGCGCAGGATTTGGCCGAGGCCTTCGAGCGCCATGTATTCGCATTGGAGCGCGATGAGGAGGTGGTCGGCGGCGCCGAGGCCGTTCATCGAGAGCATGCCGAGCGCGGGCGGGCAGTCGAGGATGATGACGCGGAAGCGGCCGGTGTCCTTGATCGACTGGAGCACGCCGCGCAGGCGCGCGAGGTAGTTTTCGGTTTGCGCGAGTTCGATTTCGGCGGCGGCCATGTCCTCCTCGCTCGGGATGAGCCAGAGGTTTTTCACCGGCGTTTCCACGATCATGTCGGTGGCGGAGCCTTCGCCGAGGAGCGGATCGTAGAGGCTTTTGCCCTGCTGTTTCTCGACGCCGATGGCGCTGGTGGCGTTGGCCTGCGGGTCGAGATCGACGAGGAGCGTCGGGATTTTTCTCGCGGCAAGCGCGGCGGCGAGGTTGACGGCCGTCGTGGTTTTGCCG
This genomic interval carries:
- a CDS encoding ParA family protein, with the protein product MRTTVFTIANQKGGVGKTTTAVNLAAALAARKIPTLLVDLDPQANATSAIGVEKQQGKSLYDPLLGEGSATDMIVETPVKNLWLIPSEEDMAAAEIELAQTENYLARLRGVLQSIKDTGRFRVIILDCPPALGMLSMNGLGAADHLLIALQCEYMALEGLGQILRNVNRIKEAGINDALDLGGIVMTMYDVRTNLSRQVVDEVRKHLPEKVFDTVIPRTVRLSEAPSFGKTIFDYDPLSPGASAYKNLAKELITRFELIEPKETPTS